The following are from one region of the Vicia villosa cultivar HV-30 ecotype Madison, WI unplaced genomic scaffold, Vvil1.0 ctg.001408F_1_1, whole genome shotgun sequence genome:
- the LOC131634999 gene encoding uncharacterized protein LOC131634999: MDKWKNISLSKEEEEGITAEVEEVSGEEVFQRTLAVKLWTENSFNSRAFTNTMIGAWKLKHLVESQELSRNLFLFRFASKRDLEGVLRNGPWSFDRNLLVLARVSGEEQPSNLNMHFGVFWVRVYDLPLMLRSEAMARKLGGILGTFEEMDLREAHRNGRFLRIKVSLDLKQPLKRGTVMQFKEKNLRVHFKYERLPTFCFTCGRVGHQLKDCEAARDLSEEGFEELEEQDLSYGAWLRASPLPRVPEEPKKKETNSSSCSKSLFNISSGQSHYEMKGKGKEVEEGEVEQIKG; encoded by the coding sequence ATGGACAAGTGGAAAAACATTTCGTTGTcaaaggaagaggaagaagggattACAGCTGAGGTTGAAGAAGTCTCTGGCGAGGAGGTTTTTCAACGCACCCTAGCGGTGAAGCTGTGGACAGAAAATAGTTTCAACTCGAGAGCCTTCACAAACACAATGATTGGGGCCTGGAAGTTAAAACATTTGGTGGAATCCCAAGAGCTAAGCAGGAACCTATTCTTGTTCAGGTTTGCGTCGAAGAGGGACTTGGAAGGGGTCCTGAGAAATGGGCCATGGAGCTTTGATCGAAATCTGCTAGTTTTGGCTCGTGTTTCTGGCGAGGAACAACCGTCAAACCTTAATATGCACTTTGGAGTTTTTTGGGTCAGGGTTTATGATCTACCCCTCATGTTAAGATCTGAAGCAATGGCACGAAAGTTGGGAGGGATTTTGGGCACTTTTGAAGAAATGGATCTAAGAGAAGCTCACCGCAATGGGAGGTTTCTGCGCATCAAGGTCTCTCTAGATCTTAAACAACCCCTGAAAAGAGGAACTGTAATGCAATTCAAGGAGAAAAATCTGCGTGTACATTTCAAGTACGAAAGACTACCAACTTTTTGCTTCACATGTGGTCGAGTAGGTCATCAATTGAAGGATTGTGAGGCTGCTAGGGATCTGAGTGAGGAGGGTTTTGAAGAGCTGGAGGAACAAGACTTGTCTTATGGAGCTTGGCTGAGAGCTTCACCGTTGCCAAGGGTCCCAGAGGAGCCAAAGAAAAAGGAGACAAATTCCAGTTCATGTAGTAAAAGCTTGTTTAATATCTCCTCGGGTCAGAGCCACTATGAAATGAAAGGGAAGGGGAAAGAAGTGGAAGAAGGGGAGGTGGAGCAAATTAAAGGCTAA